In Ectothiorhodospiraceae bacterium 2226, a single window of DNA contains:
- a CDS encoding DUF4412 domain-containing protein — MRYVFAALSLMLFSPVHADVTFEYAEFDGTMKIHISGQNALVSAPENPPIYLIGDELHVVDMDARQYTTLTASTIQQIHERREARYNHRYVPRPGSAKTVGGYRCSTVRYEVDGENVGEFCVTSHAEMNLTDEEWMTLQRVMHALAAADGLGGDWSKAKGVVIEWSSGGATARLTRVSHDKLPRGLVRDSMPAAFRQDVYRP; from the coding sequence ATGCGCTACGTGTTCGCTGCCTTGAGCCTGATGCTCTTCTCGCCCGTCCACGCCGATGTCACGTTCGAGTACGCCGAGTTTGACGGCACAATGAAGATCCACATCAGCGGCCAGAATGCGCTGGTGTCGGCGCCGGAGAATCCGCCGATCTACCTGATCGGAGACGAGCTGCACGTGGTGGACATGGACGCGCGCCAGTACACCACGTTGACGGCCTCCACCATCCAGCAGATCCACGAGCGCCGCGAGGCGCGGTACAACCACCGCTATGTCCCCAGGCCTGGCAGCGCAAAGACCGTAGGCGGCTATCGCTGCTCGACCGTACGTTATGAAGTCGACGGGGAGAATGTCGGCGAGTTCTGTGTCACAAGCCATGCCGAGATGAATCTCACCGACGAGGAATGGATGACGCTCCAGCGCGTGATGCACGCATTAGCGGCGGCCGACGGCCTCGGCGGGGACTGGAGCAAGGCGAAAGGTGTGGTAATCGAGTGGTCCTCCGGCGGAGCCACGGCACGACTCACCCGCGTCTCGCACGACAAGCTCCCGCGTGGCCTGGTACGGGATTCGATGCCAGCTGCTTTCCGGCAAGACGTATACCGCCCATAG